A genome region from Nicotiana tabacum cultivar K326 chromosome 13, ASM71507v2, whole genome shotgun sequence includes the following:
- the LOC107767446 gene encoding shikimate kinase, chloroplastic, whose amino-acid sequence MEARVSQSLQLSSWINSDKVVRKPSGSLRFSEKWNEKLRNRIVISCHLQPRKANRRVALKVSCSSHNVQASVLESGCITASTDEIETLKNKSEEVEQYLDGRCIYLVGMMGCGKTTVGRILAETLGYSFFDCDRLIEQAVGGTTVAEIFKLRGESFFRDNETEVLHKLSAMHRLVVSTGGGAVVRPINWRHMHKGISVWLDVPLEALAKRIAAEGTKSRPLLHEESGDIYDETLKRLTTLMETRGENYANASARVSLENIAVKRGKDVCHITPTEITLEVLIQIENFLKKQESIVVL is encoded by the exons ATGGAGGCTAGAGTTTCACAGAGCCTTCAGTTGTCGTCATGGATTAATTCAGATAAGGTAGTAAGGAAACCGAGCGGTTCCTTGCGTTTCTCTGAGAAATGGAACGAAAAGCTGAGGAATCGGATAGTCATATCATGCCATTTACAGCCTAGAAAAGCTAATAGACGAGTAGCATTGAAGGTTTCATGTTCTTCTCACAATGTTCAAG CTTCAGTTCTGGAGTCTGGATGTATTACTGCTTCAACTGATGAAATCGAGACATTGAAG AATAAATCAGAAGAGGTAGAACAATATCTAGATGGACGATGTATATACCTCGTTG GAATGATGGGCTGTGGCAAAACCACTGTGGGACGGATTTTGGCTGAAACACTGGGATATTCCTTTTTTGACTG TGACAGACTGATAGAGCAGGCTGTTGGTGGAACTACTGTAGCTGAAATCTTCAAGCTTCGTGGAGAGAGTTTCTTTAGGGACAATGAG ACGGAGGTATTGCACAAGCTGTCTGCGATGCATCGGCTTGTTGTTTCAACAGGTGGAGGTGCAGTTGTTCGTCCCATTAATTG GAGACATATGCACAAGGGTATTAGTGTTTGGTTAGATGTTCCCTTAGAAGCTTTGGCCAAGAGAATTGCTGCTGAAGGAACTAAATCTCGTCCCCTTCTACATGAAGAATCAGGAGACATTTATGATGAG ACTTTGAAGCGGTTAACTACATTAATGGAGACAAGGGGTGAAAATTATGCCAATGCAAGTGCCAGGGTTTCACTAGAAA ATATTGCAGTGAAAAGGGGAAAAGATGTCTGCCATATTACACCTACTGAAATTACTCTAGAG GTTCTTATACAAATTGAGAACTTCTTAAAGAAACAAGAGAGCATAGTTGTGCTATAA